Proteins encoded in a region of the Labeo rohita strain BAU-BD-2019 chromosome 22, IGBB_LRoh.1.0, whole genome shotgun sequence genome:
- the glis2a gene encoding LOW QUALITY PROTEIN: zinc finger protein GLIS2 (The sequence of the model RefSeq protein was modified relative to this genomic sequence to represent the inferred CDS: deleted 1 base in 1 codon), whose amino-acid sequence MLSLDEPLDLKIPSGRDRTLRTSICAPLHYSRARISRALHKPKSPDAADKDMSDSSSSTVVDLSLSPSSSPSPPSPIDSGASWSPTAPLLASESESTTYHEDSASPPPGFQFFLPIGAEGPLRLPSSMLIGQHSPEPSNDEQLACRWLKCHLLFESLQDLVDHVNDSHVKPEKNTGYCCHWEGCARKGRGFNARYKMLIHIRTHTNEKPHHCPTCHKSFSRLENLKIHTRSHTGEKPYICPYEGCNKRYSNSSDRFKHTRTHYVDKPYCCKMVGCLKRYTDPSSLRKHIKAHGHAVVQERTASPRTNRLELDGPSSVDGRRMDRSYPGAARFILPGAATSLFGAHAFAGPLSGHPLDLSRLSPLLGAGPMLYPSSGALGLGKVPILHPLLLPPFGLGGGPAERAAEEEDEVDDEDEGRMGAGRGPHSWVVIPPGMLFLKQVATT is encoded by the exons ATGCTGTCGCTGGACGAGCCACTGGACTTGAAGATTCCCTCCGGCCGTGACAGGACGCTCAGAACGTCCATCTGTGCCCCGCTACACTACTCTCGTGCTCGAATATCCCGCGCATTGCACAAGCCCAAAAGCCCTG ATGCAGCTGACAAGGACATGTCAGATTCTTCATCATCCACGGTGGTAGATCTGAGTCTGTCTCCATCTTCCTCTCCCTCACCACCTTCTCCTATAGACAGCGGTGCCAGCTGGAGCCCCACAGCGCCTCTTCTGGCCTCA GAATCCGAAAGCACCACGTACCATGAGGACAGCGCCTCTCCTCCTCCAGGTTTCCAGTTCTTTCTGCCGATTGGTGCAGAGGGTCCCTTGCGCCTGCCCTCCTCGATGCTGATTGGTCAGCACTCCCCTGAGCCCTCAAATGACGAACAGCTGGCCTGCCGCTGGCTAAAG tgccatctgctgttcgaGAGCCTGCAGGATCTGGTGGACCATGTGAATGACTCACATGTGAAACCGGAGAAGAATACAGGATACTGCTGCCACTGGGAGGGCTGTGCGCGCAAGGGAAGAGGCTTTAATGCCAG GTACAAGATGCTGATTCATATCCGCACTCATACCAACGAGAAACCTCATCACTGCCCCACCTGCCACAAGAGTTTCTCACGGCTGGAGAACCTGAAGATACACACCCGCTCACACACAG GAGAGAAGCCGTACATCTGTCCTTACGAAGGCTGCAACAAGCGC TACTCGAACTCCAGTGACCGCTTCAAACACACGCGCACGCACTACGTGGACAAACCCTACTGCTGCAAAATGGTGGGCTGTCTGAAGCGCTACACCGACCCCAGCTCTCTCCGCAAACACATCAAGGCACACGGCCACGCTGTGGTGCAGGAACGCACCGCCTCGCCTAGAACCAACAGGCTGGAATTGGATGGTCCCTCATCTGTGGATGGCCGACGAATGGATCGATCTTACCCAGGAGCAGCTCGTTTCATCCTACCGGGTGCGGCGACAAGCTTATTTGGAGCTCACGCCTTCGCCGGGCCACTTAGCGGACACCCCCTTGATCTGTCCAGGCTCAGTCCGCTTTTAGGAGCCGGGCCTATGCTGTACCCCAGCTCTGGTGCTCTTGGGCTTGGGAAGGTGCCAATCCTGCACCCCTTGTTGCTGCCACCATTCGGCCTCGGCGGGGGTCCAGCTGAAAGAGCGGCTGAAGAAGAAGATGAAgttgatgatgaagatgaaggcAGGATGGGAGCGGGACGGGGCCCTCACTCATGGGTCGTGATCCCTCCGGGCATGCTGTTCTTGAAACAGGTTGCAACCACGTAA
- the LOC127153374 gene encoding beta-1,3-galactosyltransferase 1-like, translating to MRPIICSLGRDGAPHRCHIKAGFILLLTWAFLLTAIGFFSQFSLKAAVLPGTWYKEVLNQIHSFYVVIEYPSASRNRTIFLAPNSVQQSPTQIPTKTTDMSVHYHIDHPSNYHFMLDEPDKCSQWDPFLILMVPVAPHQLDARNAIRSTWGNESSVQGKAVLTLFMVGLTRGPEAQQQLEEESQQHRDLVQSNFVDSYFNLTIKTMMIMDWLVTRCSQASYAMKVDSDVYINVENLMTLLLAPNTPRENYITGHLMRDRPVVRNKNSKWYVSEELYPEPKYPTYPLGMGYVFSNDLPEKIVEASKKVKGFNNEDAYMGACLKWLGIAPSSPPDPSQFRVYMGQYKRENFLRVITTLLGSPQQLIDIWKDVKRLT from the exons ATGCGGCCCATAAT ATGCAGTTTAGGTCGGGATGGAGCTCCACACAGGTGTCACATTAAAGCAGGATTCATTCTGCTACTTACATGGGCGTTCCTCCTGACTGCCATTggttttttctctcaattctcTCTCAAAGCTGCTGTTCTACCTGGCACTTGGTATAAAGAAGTGCTAAATCAAATACACTCCTTTTATGTGGTGATTGAGTACCCGTCTGCCAGTCGAAATCGAACAATATTTTTAGCACCCAACAGTGTCCAACAGAGTCCTACACAAATTCCTACAAAAACCACCGACATGTCAGTGCATTATCATATAGATCACCCAAGCAACTACCATTTTATGCTAGACGAACCTGACAAATGTAGTCAGTGGGATCCATTCCTGATCTTGATGGTCCCTGTGGCCCCCCATCAGTTAGATGCTCGTAACGCCATCCGGAGCACATGGGGGAATGAGAGCTCAGTCCAGGGGAAAGCAGTGCTGACTCTGTTTATGGTGGGTTTGACTAGAGGACCAGAAGCTCAACAGCAGCTGGAGGAAGAGAGTCAACAACACAGAGATTTAGTGCAGAGCAACTTTGTGGACTCCTACTTTAACCTGACCATAAAGACAATGATGATCATGGACTGGTTGGTCACTCGTTGCTCTCAGGCATCTTATGCTATGAAGGTTGATTCTGATGTCTACATTAACGTGGAGAATTTGATGACCCTCCTGTTGGCTCCCAACACACCCAGAGAGAACTACATTACAGGCCATTTGATGAGGGACAGGCCTGTTGTcagaaacaaaaactcaaaGTGGTACGTCTCAGAGGAGTTGTACCCCGAACCAAAATACCCCACATACCCGCTTGGAATGGGATATGTTTTCTCCAATGACCTTCCAGAAAAAATAGTTGAAGCTTCCAAGAAAGTAAAGGGCTTTAACAATGAAGACGCATATATGGGCGCTTGTCTGAAATGGTTGGGCATTGCACCCTCATCTCCCCCAGACCCTTCACAGTTTAGAGTCTATATGGGGCAATATAAGCGAGAGAATTTTCTCAGGGTTATTACGACACTCCTGGGATCTCCACAGCAGCTAATAGACATTTGGAAGGATGTAAAGAGGCTCACATAA